The genomic region AGTAGATGACGGCGTGGACGAGCATGGACGGGAAGCTGGTCTTCATGTTCATGAGGTCGACGGGGCGGTGCCGGCCGGGCATCTGCAGCACGCCGCCCGGGCACAGGAGCGCGAACAGCGCCGTGGCGATGATCGACGGCGCCCAGTCCCTCATCGCGTCGGCTGTGCAGAGCCGTATTCCGTATATTCCGTTCTGTTGCAAACTTTGACGAAAGGTGGTCCGCTTCGCCGATGTCCGAACGCCCGTGATGTCCGACTGCCCCTACCTATAAAACCAGGGCACCACGCCCACGTTCCAAGATCAAAACGTCTCGACAAGGCACAACCACCT from Zea mays cultivar B73 chromosome 6, Zm-B73-REFERENCE-NAM-5.0, whole genome shotgun sequence harbors:
- the LOC100304084 gene encoding uncharacterized protein, whose translation is MRDWAPSIIATALFALLCPGGVLQMPGRHRPVDLMNMKTSFPSMLVHAVIYFLLLMLFLVILRPHLYI